The following are from one region of the Desulfosalsimonas propionicica genome:
- a CDS encoding flavodoxin family protein translates to MKSMVVCSSRTGNTLKVAQAVYEVLPLPRALYPVDDAPDPDACDFIALGFWVDKGTADEKARRYLEKLKGKPIFLFGTLGAYPGSEHGKKCMENVKALAADNQILGTFLCQGRVDPEMIKWMEENLQDDPHHGMTPERRARLREAERHPNADDLAAAGNRLKETLNKMKKKRQGSHAQND, encoded by the coding sequence ATGAAATCAATGGTGGTCTGTTCCAGTCGTACCGGAAACACCCTGAAAGTGGCGCAAGCCGTCTATGAGGTCCTGCCTTTGCCCAGGGCGCTTTACCCCGTGGATGATGCCCCGGACCCGGATGCCTGTGATTTTATCGCCCTTGGGTTCTGGGTGGATAAAGGCACGGCAGATGAGAAAGCCCGCCGGTATCTGGAAAAACTCAAGGGCAAGCCGATATTTCTGTTCGGCACCCTGGGAGCGTACCCGGGTTCCGAGCACGGGAAGAAATGCATGGAAAATGTCAAAGCGCTGGCTGCGGACAATCAAATTTTGGGCACCTTTCTTTGCCAGGGCCGCGTGGATCCGGAGATGATCAAATGGATGGAGGAGAATCTGCAGGATGACCCCCATCATGGCATGACCCCGGAACGAAGGGCACGGCTCCGGGAGGCCGAGCGCCATCCAAATGCGGATGACCTGGCAGCAGCAGGCAACAGGCTCAAGGAAACACTCAACAAAATGAAGAAAAAACGGCAGGGAAGCCATGCGCAAAATGATTGA
- a CDS encoding MptD family putative ECF transporter S component, with the protein MQPTGQVKICPAEKSRLRKHRYWQSGELITIGTFAALIKISTMVIAIAGGGMNPVSMVLKNIAATSLLIILVYKVRKFGVLAMFSVISGLVSLLLMGGNAMLLIGSIGAGLICDGLVFVVSGYSKTWAMVLGVGLYDLLARAISLGYSWFFFQEQIGLFFMGAVVVGIGYAGCLIGLATGVFFARELRHAGIIRQ; encoded by the coding sequence ATGCAGCCAACCGGTCAGGTCAAAATTTGCCCGGCTGAAAAAAGCCGTCTGCGGAAACATCGATACTGGCAGTCCGGCGAGCTTATCACAATCGGCACTTTTGCCGCGCTGATCAAGATATCGACCATGGTTATCGCCATTGCCGGCGGGGGCATGAACCCGGTTTCCATGGTATTGAAAAACATCGCGGCCACATCCCTTCTGATTATTTTGGTCTACAAGGTGCGCAAGTTCGGGGTGCTGGCGATGTTTTCCGTTATCAGCGGGCTGGTCTCCCTTCTGCTGATGGGCGGTAATGCCATGCTTTTGATTGGCAGTATCGGGGCCGGGCTGATCTGCGACGGGCTGGTTTTCGTGGTATCCGGTTACAGCAAAACATGGGCGATGGTTCTGGGCGTGGGGCTTTATGATCTTTTGGCCCGTGCCATTTCACTGGGCTATTCCTGGTTTTTTTTCCAGGAGCAGATCGGGCTTTTTTTCATGGGGGCAGTCGTGGTCGGCATCGGTTATGCGGGGTGCCTGATCGGGTTGGCAACGGGCGTTTTTTTTGCCAGGGAGCTGCGGCATGCAGGCATTATTCGGCAGTAG
- a CDS encoding sensor domain-containing diguanylate cyclase: protein MYHRTIKIFLATQDPHLETLLANVAPLNPFSHQFISQPQVDEAAIQDCAIIILDLGTDISECVKKTHASKQENSLLVGCFTPETLPVLAQVHNLLDQVWIKPFAEDKVLDSFARLLELLKEREDAILTEKYLDSLIDSLPDLIWFKDARGAHLKVNNSFCRTVNKTKEQIQDRGHYYIWDIEPDEYARGEYVCLESEEIVLNKKETCLFDETVKCGEELRKFKTYKSPIFDIDGRVMGTAGFAHDVTDLRNLLIELSILIESLPFAVVVADKDRVITSVNNKFIDLFSLQRTQLMDKNLNIFIDPSEKFTHDSKWVIESDDGDTLLLSKNKVLKIHDEALLDTFGVLAGHIYLFFDITLEHRQKNKLLIDANTDHLTRLNNRRSLQDFMRKTPCQSNTALLLADLDNFKEVNDQYGHDEGDRILVAFSGLLREIFPIEHLYRLGGDEFAIIIPKAQHYEIPKVLAEKLLTGFENKILHQFPHTRVSVSIGIALGTDIQEYESIPVDFGELFRKADIALYDSKNSGKSAYTFWDRHSQNA from the coding sequence GCCGCAGGTGGATGAAGCTGCGATACAGGACTGTGCGATAATTATCCTCGACTTAGGTACCGATATCAGTGAATGCGTAAAAAAAACACATGCATCAAAGCAGGAAAATTCGCTGCTTGTCGGGTGTTTTACACCGGAAACCCTGCCTGTACTGGCTCAGGTCCACAATCTGCTCGATCAGGTCTGGATTAAACCATTTGCCGAAGACAAAGTACTGGATTCTTTCGCCAGACTCCTGGAGCTGCTAAAGGAACGCGAAGACGCAATCCTGACAGAAAAATATCTTGATTCTCTAATTGACAGCCTGCCTGACCTGATCTGGTTCAAGGACGCAAGGGGTGCGCACCTGAAGGTGAACAACAGCTTTTGTCGTACTGTCAACAAAACAAAAGAACAAATTCAAGACAGGGGACATTACTATATTTGGGACATTGAACCCGATGAGTACGCCAGGGGCGAATATGTCTGCCTGGAGTCTGAAGAGATTGTGCTTAATAAAAAGGAGACGTGCCTGTTTGATGAAACAGTGAAATGCGGGGAGGAACTGCGGAAGTTCAAAACTTACAAATCACCCATTTTCGATATTGATGGCCGTGTCATGGGCACGGCAGGATTTGCTCACGACGTCACGGATCTGCGAAACCTGCTGATCGAATTGAGTATTCTGATTGAAAGCCTGCCCTTTGCAGTGGTGGTTGCCGACAAGGACAGAGTCATAACCAGCGTCAATAACAAATTTATCGATCTTTTTTCGCTTCAACGAACCCAACTGATGGATAAAAACCTCAATATTTTCATTGATCCATCAGAAAAATTCACCCATGATTCAAAATGGGTTATAGAATCAGATGATGGAGATACGCTGCTGCTATCAAAAAACAAGGTCCTCAAAATTCACGACGAGGCGCTTCTCGATACCTTTGGCGTGTTGGCCGGGCATATATATCTTTTTTTTGACATTACCCTGGAACATCGTCAAAAAAACAAGCTGCTGATAGACGCCAACACGGATCATCTGACCAGGTTGAACAACAGACGAAGCTTACAGGATTTTATGCGCAAGACCCCCTGCCAATCGAACACCGCCCTTTTGCTTGCTGATCTGGATAACTTCAAAGAAGTAAATGACCAATACGGACATGATGAAGGCGATAGGATACTTGTTGCATTTTCCGGTCTGCTCCGGGAAATTTTTCCCATCGAGCATTTGTATCGTCTGGGTGGCGATGAATTTGCCATCATCATCCCAAAAGCGCAACATTACGAAATCCCCAAAGTGCTGGCTGAAAAGCTGCTGACAGGATTTGAAAACAAGATTTTGCACCAGTTTCCACACACCAGGGTTTCAGTAAGTATCGGCATCGCTCTGGGCACTGACATACAGGAATATGAATCTATCCCTGTAGATTTTGGAGAATTGTTCAGAAAAGCGGATATCGCCTTGTATGATTCGAAAAATTCAGGGAAAAGCGCCTATACATTCTGGGACAGGCATTCGCAAAACGCATAA
- the hutW gene encoding heme anaerobic degradation radical SAM methyltransferase ChuW/HutW has protein sequence MTERAERRFFAREGVDPLTAAFTRKSAVHAGIGGKPVENALIPKTWEKIMNQPRTASSTAYFHIPFCRNHCLYCGFYKYSADRATSRDYTDALIRELHMDRDKPAVFGYPLHAVYLGGGTPTVLAPKDLERLLKAICNILPLANDSEITIETTAADLNEDILSACIAGGANRFSVGVQSFDTAVRKNLGRRSDREKVMECLQSARDKNAAAIIIDLIYGLPGQNMTIWENDMKTFLDLEIDGADLYQLNVFNNTPLAASVETGRLPKPAELAEQAHMFKRGVELMDARHCRRLSMTHWATGGRERNMYNQLMKSGAPCLPYGAGAGGTLGGYLCMVNGHLNTYLKELAAGRKPVSGMLAAPPQKPLINAIAGGLETGYLNMEKIRQTHGIDIESICAPLLEQWWRTGLIHRDGGRVKLTLAGQFWQVNLAQALIDHLLENLESQ, from the coding sequence ATGACAGAAAGAGCGGAGCGCCGCTTTTTTGCCCGGGAGGGGGTGGATCCACTGACCGCAGCCTTTACCAGAAAGAGTGCGGTTCATGCAGGAATCGGCGGCAAGCCCGTTGAAAATGCGCTTATCCCGAAGACCTGGGAAAAAATCATGAATCAGCCCAGGACAGCGTCTTCAACCGCTTACTTTCATATACCGTTTTGCCGCAACCACTGCCTGTATTGCGGCTTTTATAAGTATTCCGCCGATCGGGCCACAAGCCGGGATTACACCGATGCCCTGATCCGGGAACTGCACATGGACCGGGACAAACCCGCTGTATTCGGTTATCCGCTGCATGCGGTATACCTTGGCGGCGGAACGCCGACAGTGCTGGCGCCAAAAGACCTGGAGCGCCTGCTGAAAGCCATCTGCAATATACTGCCGCTTGCCAATGACAGCGAGATAACAATAGAGACAACTGCTGCCGATCTGAATGAAGACATTCTTTCAGCCTGTATTGCCGGCGGTGCCAATCGATTTTCCGTGGGCGTGCAGAGCTTTGATACCGCTGTGCGCAAAAACCTGGGCCGGAGAAGCGATCGGGAAAAGGTGATGGAATGCCTGCAAAGCGCAAGGGACAAAAATGCCGCAGCGATAATCATTGATCTGATTTACGGGCTTCCGGGTCAGAATATGACCATTTGGGAAAACGATATGAAAACCTTTCTGGACCTGGAAATCGATGGTGCGGACCTTTATCAGCTAAATGTATTTAACAACACCCCTCTGGCTGCATCTGTGGAAACCGGCCGGCTGCCGAAGCCTGCCGAATTGGCCGAGCAGGCGCACATGTTCAAACGCGGGGTCGAGTTAATGGATGCCCGGCACTGCCGGCGGCTGTCCATGACCCACTGGGCAACCGGCGGCCGGGAGCGAAATATGTACAACCAGCTCATGAAAAGCGGGGCGCCATGCCTGCCCTATGGGGCCGGAGCAGGCGGCACGCTGGGGGGGTATCTTTGCATGGTCAATGGCCATTTGAATACATATTTAAAAGAACTGGCAGCCGGGCGCAAGCCGGTTTCCGGTATGCTGGCCGCACCGCCGCAAAAGCCCCTGATCAACGCCATTGCCGGTGGTTTGGAGACCGGTTATCTGAACATGGAAAAGATCCGGCAAACCCACGGCATAGATATTGAGTCGATCTGCGCCCCCTTGCTTGAGCAATGGTGGAGAACCGGGCTCATCCACCGCGACGGCGGCAGGGTCAAGCTCACTCTTGCCGGCCAGTTCTGGCAGGTCAACCTGGCCCAGGCTTTGATCGATCATCTGCTGGAAAACCTTGAGAGCCAATAA
- a CDS encoding pyridoxamine 5'-phosphate oxidase family protein, whose product MRKMIEPEIRQALSLWKWATICTVSPGRMPYAIEATYFMADDSQMNFMINPRGTTVRNIQKNPHVLVKVTLADPSLSRWAGVSVFGIARMERSPAKIRRGWALLGQVMNADYREAAEKFVRTPEKSPLFIVDIREMTGRCSAGPGSGIDFQWFDQRRQV is encoded by the coding sequence ATGCGCAAAATGATTGAGCCGGAAATCCGGCAAGCTTTAAGCCTTTGGAAATGGGCAACGATATGTACAGTGAGCCCGGGCCGAATGCCATACGCCATCGAAGCCACATATTTCATGGCCGATGACAGTCAGATGAATTTCATGATCAACCCGCGGGGCACAACGGTTCGAAACATTCAAAAAAATCCGCATGTGCTGGTGAAAGTGACATTGGCGGACCCATCCCTTTCCCGGTGGGCCGGGGTTTCGGTTTTTGGGATAGCCAGAATGGAGCGATCGCCGGCAAAGATACGCCGGGGATGGGCGCTTTTGGGGCAGGTGATGAATGCGGACTACAGGGAAGCAGCGGAAAAATTTGTACGAACACCGGAAAAATCACCGCTGTTTATCGTTGACATCCGGGAAATGACCGGCCGGTGCAGCGCCGGACCTGGCAGCGGGATTGATTTTCAATGGTTTGATCAAAGGAGACAGGTATGA
- a CDS encoding flavodoxin domain-containing protein, which produces MKKALIIYGTTTGNAEMMAEAMKQEMDAAGLETGLKEVTAASVKDLSAEQDVILLGWPAYGDEEAELQEDFAEFYEKLDGCELNGANFAVFAPGASSYTHFWGSVDMLEAKMESMGGNKVAAGLKIDGDPSDESKVIIGSMMPICARIGWVPWPMPAWKWGKRNSGNTVPNYVKLGTVPGLERQ; this is translated from the coding sequence ATGAAAAAAGCGCTGATTATTTACGGTACGACAACCGGTAATGCCGAGATGATGGCCGAGGCTATGAAACAGGAAATGGATGCCGCCGGCTTGGAAACCGGGTTAAAGGAGGTGACGGCCGCATCGGTTAAGGACCTCTCCGCTGAGCAGGATGTGATACTTTTGGGATGGCCGGCTTACGGTGATGAGGAAGCTGAGCTTCAGGAGGACTTTGCAGAATTTTATGAGAAGCTTGATGGATGTGAGCTGAATGGCGCAAATTTTGCCGTGTTTGCGCCAGGCGCCAGTTCTTACACGCATTTTTGGGGGTCCGTGGACATGCTTGAGGCAAAAATGGAGAGCATGGGGGGCAATAAAGTGGCGGCTGGCCTTAAAATAGACGGAGACCCCTCGGATGAAAGCAAAGTCATCATCGGTTCGATGATGCCGATCTGCGCTCGGATTGGCTGGGTGCCCTGGCCCATGCCAGCATGGAAGTGGGGAAAAAGGAATTCCGGAAACACAGTACCGAATTACGTGAAATTGGGTACTGTGCCCGGATTAGAGCGACAATGA
- a CDS encoding ABC transporter ATP-binding protein, translating to MNEIIRFENVSYTYPFQTHKALDGISFAVPAGEAVLCTGASGCGKSTLVRMLNGLIPHYFHGNMQGRVRVCGAETATCHIHEISRYVGTLFQEPEQQFFALTVADELAFALECRGIAPEQIQAKIRAEADRFRLAHLMAASVFDLSEGEKQKVALASILAQSPSVIVLDEPSANLDPGATEEFARILTDLKQQGMTLFIVDHRLYWLNKLVDRAFVLENGRICETGSFSILEKRSVQDRYGLRQTRVQAPSVAMVSAGQADGEGFRIENLSFAFKNRTPVFESAAAFLPKASVIAVTGANGAGKTTFARLLTGLLRPRSGEIHYRGRTASPKDLLKHGSIVLQNTDHQLHMKTAGQELAAAARHLPKAERRQRAKDLLGFFNLSDFIDRHPQSLSGGQKQRLVIACGIIKDPDILILDEPTSGLDGLNMRIIANAIKKLSENGTCVLVISHDQELISTACTHVLAVPLARQAADSAAPGHAVGFRNKK from the coding sequence ATGAACGAAATCATTCGCTTTGAAAACGTTTCCTATACCTATCCCTTTCAGACGCATAAGGCCCTTGATGGCATAAGTTTTGCCGTACCGGCCGGCGAAGCGGTGCTGTGCACGGGCGCAAGCGGCTGCGGCAAATCCACCCTGGTCCGCATGTTAAACGGCCTGATTCCCCATTATTTCCATGGCAATATGCAAGGACGGGTGCGGGTTTGCGGCGCGGAAACCGCCACCTGTCATATCCATGAAATCTCAAGGTATGTGGGTACGCTGTTTCAGGAGCCGGAGCAGCAGTTCTTTGCCCTGACTGTGGCCGACGAATTGGCCTTTGCCCTGGAGTGCCGGGGCATTGCACCGGAGCAAATACAGGCGAAAATCCGGGCCGAAGCCGACCGGTTCCGGCTGGCGCATCTCATGGCCGCTTCTGTATTTGATCTTTCCGAAGGGGAAAAGCAGAAGGTCGCCCTGGCATCGATTCTGGCCCAGTCGCCTTCGGTTATTGTCCTGGACGAGCCTTCAGCCAACCTCGATCCCGGGGCCACCGAAGAGTTTGCCCGAATCCTGACCGATTTGAAACAGCAGGGCATGACCCTGTTTATCGTGGATCACCGGCTCTACTGGTTAAACAAGCTTGTCGACCGGGCATTTGTTCTTGAAAACGGACGGATCTGCGAAACCGGATCGTTTTCCATACTTGAGAAACGCTCGGTTCAGGATCGCTACGGCCTGAGGCAAACCCGTGTCCAGGCGCCATCAGTCGCCATGGTTTCAGCCGGCCAGGCAGATGGCGAAGGTTTTAGGATTGAGAATCTGAGCTTTGCATTCAAAAACCGGACGCCGGTTTTTGAATCCGCAGCTGCATTTCTGCCCAAGGCCAGTGTAATAGCCGTAACCGGGGCAAATGGAGCTGGTAAAACCACGTTCGCCCGCCTGCTGACCGGCCTGCTTCGTCCCCGATCCGGTGAAATTCATTACAGGGGCCGCACGGCTTCGCCCAAAGACCTGCTTAAACATGGCAGCATCGTGCTGCAGAACACGGATCATCAGCTGCACATGAAAACCGCCGGCCAGGAGCTGGCTGCCGCCGCGCGGCACCTGCCCAAAGCAGAGCGCCGGCAGCGGGCAAAAGACCTGCTGGGGTTTTTCAATCTTTCAGATTTTATCGACCGGCATCCCCAGTCCCTTTCCGGCGGCCAGAAACAGCGCCTGGTCATTGCCTGCGGGATCATTAAAGATCCGGACATACTGATACTCGATGAGCCCACCAGCGGACTGGACGGGTTGAACATGAGAATTATCGCCAATGCCATAAAAAAGCTTTCGGAAAACGGCACGTGCGTTCTGGTCATCAGCCATGACCAGGAGCTGATCAGCACGGCCTGCACCCATGTGCTTGCCGTGCCCCTGGCAAGGCAAGCGGCTGACTCGGCGGCGCCCGGCCATGCCGTGGGGTTTAGAAATAAAAAATGA
- a CDS encoding energy-coupling factor transporter transmembrane component T family protein has protein sequence MQALFGSSAANAAGAENVIQALDVRTRMLICVVASATVIFIKDWYPLAMLGAASFVYAAAHNRFRVLAVAYAAVSVMALTALGCVYVMLVFMPEMGDMGLGPFLNPFLRVVILIHVVLALAISSRVKELLSTLKSLRLPLFVYLPATVMIRFIPSFINDVRLIRETLKIKGYAVNPLTLTLRPALTLRLLFAPIVVRALRSSDELAVAAELKGLGYADRMTFIAQNRFRPADYIAFAVTVILAVAAL, from the coding sequence ATGCAGGCATTATTCGGCAGTAGCGCCGCAAACGCGGCCGGTGCAGAAAACGTCATCCAGGCGCTCGATGTCCGCACCCGGATGCTGATTTGCGTTGTGGCATCGGCAACGGTCATTTTTATTAAGGATTGGTATCCCCTGGCCATGCTAGGGGCGGCCAGTTTTGTCTATGCCGCGGCCCATAACCGGTTCCGGGTGCTGGCTGTCGCCTATGCGGCGGTTTCTGTCATGGCATTGACAGCTCTGGGCTGTGTTTATGTGATGTTGGTATTCATGCCGGAAATGGGAGATATGGGCCTGGGGCCTTTTTTAAATCCCTTCCTGCGGGTAGTGATACTGATCCACGTTGTGCTCGCCCTGGCCATATCCTCGCGGGTCAAGGAATTGCTGAGCACCCTCAAATCCCTGCGCCTTCCCCTGTTTGTTTATTTGCCGGCCACGGTGATGATCCGGTTTATTCCGAGTTTTATAAACGATGTCCGCCTGATCAGGGAAACCCTCAAGATAAAGGGCTACGCTGTCAATCCCCTGACGCTGACCCTGCGGCCGGCCCTGACCCTGCGGCTTTTGTTTGCGCCGATCGTGGTGCGGGCGCTTCGCTCGTCGGATGAGCTTGCTGTTGCCGCGGAATTAAAGGGCCTCGGTTACGCGGACAGGATGACCTTTATTGCACAAAATCGATTCCGGCCGGCAGACTACATTGCCTTTGCAGTCACAGTCATTCTGGCTGTGGCGGCGCTATAA